The following DNA comes from Candidatus Polarisedimenticolia bacterium.
GACCTTCTCCGTGTCCGGCGTTTGAGCCGACAATCCGTTTGCGTTGACGGCCAAAGCCAGAGTGCAGAAGAACCGCGCAAGAGTACTGAATGTGCTGGATTTCACCAGTTACCCCTCTCCACTAAGCAGTCCTGTGAGGTGGTACGTCGTTTCCCATGGTTTTGTTTTGGCCATGATATCCTTCTCGCCCAGAGGGATACGACCGAATGACCCTGTCACCCGGGAAAACGCTGTCGCACTACCGGCTGCTCGAGGAGATCGGGCGGGGCGGGATGGGGGTGGTGTACCAGGCGCTCGACACCAAGCTGGACCGCAAGGTGGCGCTGAAGGTCCTCCCGGAAGAGGCGACGGCCGACCCCGAGCGGCTCGAGCGCTTCCGCCGTGAGGCCAAGGCAGTGGCGGCGCTCAACCATCCGGGGATCGTCACCATCTTTTCGGTGGAGGAGGCCGAAGGGGTCCACTTCCTGACGATGGAGCTGGTGACGGGCCGCACGCTCCAGGAGATCATTCCGGGTTCCGGTCTCAGCCTGGACAAGATCTACCAGATTGCCATCCCGCTGGCCGAGGCTCTCGCGGCCGCGCACGAGCGCGGCATCGTCCATCGCGACCTCAAGCCTTCCAACATCATCGTGACGCCCGACGGCCGGGTGAAAGTCCTCGACTTCGGCCTGGCAAAGCTCCTCCTGCCGAAGGACGCCATCCCGGAGGGCAGTCTCGAGGAGACACGGACCCTCGCCACCGGCGAGGGCAAAGTCATCGGGACCGTGCCCTACATGTCGCCCGAGCAGGTATCGGGGAAGGCGGTCGACTCACGCACCGACATCTTCTCTCTGGGCATCATTCTTTATGAGATGGAGACGGGGAAGCGCCCCTTTGCGGGGGAGAGCTCGGCGGAGCTGGCCTCCGCCATCCTGCGCGACCAGCCGCGCTCGATCAGCGACATCCGCTCCGACCTGCCGGGGCACCTCGGATGGGTGACGCGGCGCTGCCTGGAGAAGGAGCCGCGACGGCGCTACCAGTCGGCCCTGGACATCAGCAACGAGCTGCAGGATATCAAGAGCGGCAGCAGCTCCAGTGACGCCTTGTCGGGCCAGCTCATTCCGCGCTCCGGACCTGGCGTCCCCGGAGTCCCGGCGGTCCGTCCACCCTCGGGTGAGACACCGGTACCGTATCAGTACCAGGTGCCGTCGCAGTATCAGAGCCAGACACCGATCCCGTACCAGGCGCAGCCAGGGCCACCCGTCAAGGCGCCTACACCCATCCGCAACCTGGTCTTCGCCGGCTTCATGGCATGCATCGGTCTGGGTGTCGTGGTCGTGATCTTCACGCGCCAGCGGCCCGTCCCCGCTGTCACCATTAATAGTGATGGCGTGAGAGTGGGACAGGGGGGCCTGCTGACTCCACCCGGCGTTCCCAATCCTCCCGGCGTTCCCGGCTCGCACCCGCCCGGACTCCCCGGCACCGCCCCCGGCAACATCGCCTCCGTCGCCGTGCTTCCCTTCGTCAACATGAGCTCGGATCCCGACAACGAGTACTTCAGCGACGGAATGACCGAGGAGCTGATCAATGCGCTGGCGAAGGTCCAGGGATTGAAGGTACCGGCTCGCACCACCGTCTTCGCGCTGAAAGGCAAGCAGGTCCCGGTGCAGGAGATTGGCGGCAAGCTCGGCGTGGCCACCGTGCTGGAAGGCAGCGTGCGCAAGGCGGGGGAGCGCATCCGCATCAACGTGCAGCTTGTCGGCACGTCCGATGGCAATGCCCTGTGGTCCGAGGAGTACGACCGCGAGGTGAAGGACGTCTTCGCGGTGCAGGACGAGATCTCCCACCGCATTGTCGACTCGCTCAAGGTGAAGCTGACGCCCACCGAGGCGCAGGCCATGGAGCGCGTGCCGGCGAGCAACTCGAAGGCCTACGAGGCCTACCTGCGCGGCCGCCGCTTCCACTGGTTGGGCGGCGCGCGGAACTATCGGGCCGGCCGGGAGATGTTCCTCAAGGCGATCGACATGGACCCGAAATACCCGCTGGCCTGGTGCGGTCTCGCCGACGTCGCCTCCTACGAGTACATGTACAGTGAGAGCACCCCCGCGAAGCTGAAGCTGGCCAACGACGCCTCCCAGAAGGCGCTCGAGCTGGCCCCCGATCTGGCGGAATCACACGCCTCTCGCGGCCTGGCGCTGAGCCTGAGCAAGGATTACGCCGGCGCGGCGCGCGAGTTCGAGACCGCCATCCGGCTCGACCCGCGCCTGTTCGAGGCCTACTACTTTTACGCGCGCAGCTGCTTCGCGCAGGGTTTGCGCGAGCAGGCGGCGCACCTGTTCGAGCAGGCCATGAAGATGCGGCCGGAAGACTACCAGGCACCCGCCCTGGTGCGCGGCGTCTACGCAGCGCTTGGTCGCAACGCCGAGGCGGACGAGATGCAACGCCGGGTCGTCCGCCTGGTCGACGACCAGCTCGCTGCAAATCCCAACGACGCGCGAGCGCTTTACCTGAGCGCCGGCGCGCTGGTGTCCCTCGGCCAGAAGGAGAAAGGATTCGAACGGGCGCGCCGCGCCGTCGCCATCGACCCCACCGACACCGGCACCCTCTATAACGTCGCCTGCCTGTACAGCATCGACGGACAGAAGGAAGAGGCGATGACCTACCTGGAGAAGGCCGTCGCCAACGGCTTTGCCCAGAAGGCCTGGATCGAGAACGACGACGACCTCAACAACCTGCACGACATGCCGCGCTACAAGGCGCTCCTCGCCAAGATGAAATAGCGTTCGATCCCCGCCAGGTCCTCCACCCCTCCATTCCCCCAAAATAGTTCGTGCGCTTTTCTCTCCCCGGGCGTTTATATGACTGACGAGACTTCTCGCACAGATCGGAGTTGTGGCCGGGCGGCGGAAAAGCATGAATACCTATCATCTCGTTCCCGGAGTCGCGACGGCATCGGATGCGACCGCGCTGGCTCTGGCCGTGTCCCTGAACGGTCCTCCCGCGCAGCCGGGTCAGGCGTGGATTCAGGCCAATGGTGGGAAGTTCGCGATCCAGGAGTGGTCGTCCTGGCTGACCCCCGACGGCGATGCAGGGGTGTTATCGGCCCGCGTCGTGCTCAACGGCCTTCAGCCGAAGGCAAGGATGCCCGTATCGCTTTACGCGGATGACGCGGAGGTTGCCTCGGCGATCGTGTCGACGCTGCCGAATCGCCTGCCGACCGTCGAGGAGCCTCCTCTGATCCTGATGCTTGGCTCCTGTTTCTGCGCGAGGACCGACAAAGGGGGCA
Coding sequences within:
- a CDS encoding protein kinase, which codes for MTLSPGKTLSHYRLLEEIGRGGMGVVYQALDTKLDRKVALKVLPEEATADPERLERFRREAKAVAALNHPGIVTIFSVEEAEGVHFLTMELVTGRTLQEIIPGSGLSLDKIYQIAIPLAEALAAAHERGIVHRDLKPSNIIVTPDGRVKVLDFGLAKLLLPKDAIPEGSLEETRTLATGEGKVIGTVPYMSPEQVSGKAVDSRTDIFSLGIILYEMETGKRPFAGESSAELASAILRDQPRSISDIRSDLPGHLGWVTRRCLEKEPRRRYQSALDISNELQDIKSGSSSSDALSGQLIPRSGPGVPGVPAVRPPSGETPVPYQYQVPSQYQSQTPIPYQAQPGPPVKAPTPIRNLVFAGFMACIGLGVVVVIFTRQRPVPAVTINSDGVRVGQGGLLTPPGVPNPPGVPGSHPPGLPGTAPGNIASVAVLPFVNMSSDPDNEYFSDGMTEELINALAKVQGLKVPARTTVFALKGKQVPVQEIGGKLGVATVLEGSVRKAGERIRINVQLVGTSDGNALWSEEYDREVKDVFAVQDEISHRIVDSLKVKLTPTEAQAMERVPASNSKAYEAYLRGRRFHWLGGARNYRAGREMFLKAIDMDPKYPLAWCGLADVASYEYMYSESTPAKLKLANDASQKALELAPDLAESHASRGLALSLSKDYAGAAREFETAIRLDPRLFEAYYFYARSCFAQGLREQAAHLFEQAMKMRPEDYQAPALVRGVYAALGRNAEADEMQRRVVRLVDDQLAANPNDARALYLSAGALVSLGQKEKGFERARRAVAIDPTDTGTLYNVACLYSIDGQKEEAMTYLEKAVANGFAQKAWIENDDDLNNLHDMPRYKALLAKMK